In a genomic window of Streptomyces noursei ATCC 11455:
- a CDS encoding MMPL family transporter, with the protein MSLPNAPGRRRPEGALGRLGEWCARHAVTVVVLWLVGLAGVQILQRTFGGAHADDFSLPDARSTRGRAVLAAHQPAAGGFAGQVVLHAGRPLTGLAGPIARATTDLAGLPGVVSAQGPPPPSDAPHTGARRADGRTGYLTVRFREPPGSLRPEVLPGVDRAVAPLRAAGVQVEYGGALGDLARPGTDDRLSELLGCAVAGLVLLAGFGSVLAAGVPLLTALIGVVCGLGCLGLLAAAFTFAAVSPTLATMIGLGLGIDYALFLITRHRQLLRDGADPAVAAGRAVAGSGRAVLVSGGTVLVALAGLAVTGVGFLAALAAAAALTVVTAVLGALTLVPALLGLLGRRIDRFRVRRPDAAAGEPGAGAHRGLRAARRVTRHPWPHLVGGVLVLAVLAVPAFSMRLGHLDDGTDPPSATGRRAHDLVSAAFGPGATGPLTLVVDRSAVPEADRPALADQARQVLGRIPGAAAVTPLRASPDGAVLSATAYPAHSPQDAETAALTRRLADSVLPRALRGYEARGYVTGATATQVDFRDLIAARLPLILAVLVCLAFLTVLVVFRGVLVAAQAAVVALLSLAASYGAVVAVFQWGWGGPALGVAGRVPVEAHVPLLMCALAFGLSMAYEIFLLSRIHAGRPRHPDPAEGVAQALAGTARLISCAALVLAGVFAAFLLSDDAEAKMLGLGLAVGVLIDATVVRLLLVPAALALLGPRAWWVPWWLDRALPVVDPEGAARPRPRPPRAAEPVERAGAAEH; encoded by the coding sequence ATGTCGTTGCCGAATGCGCCGGGCCGCCGGCGGCCCGAAGGGGCGCTGGGGCGCCTCGGGGAGTGGTGTGCCCGACACGCCGTGACCGTCGTCGTGCTGTGGCTGGTGGGACTGGCCGGCGTCCAGATACTCCAGCGGACGTTCGGCGGGGCCCACGCCGACGACTTCTCGCTGCCCGACGCCCGGTCCACCCGGGGCCGGGCGGTCCTCGCCGCGCACCAGCCTGCCGCCGGCGGATTCGCCGGCCAGGTGGTGCTGCACGCCGGCCGGCCGCTGACCGGCCTCGCCGGCCCGATCGCGCGCGCCACCACCGACCTGGCCGGGCTGCCGGGTGTGGTGTCCGCGCAGGGCCCGCCGCCGCCGTCCGACGCGCCGCACACCGGGGCGCGCCGGGCCGACGGCCGGACCGGGTACCTCACGGTGCGGTTCCGGGAGCCGCCGGGGAGCCTGCGGCCGGAGGTCCTGCCGGGCGTGGACCGGGCCGTGGCGCCGCTGCGCGCGGCGGGCGTCCAGGTGGAGTACGGCGGGGCGTTGGGCGACCTGGCGCGCCCCGGCACCGACGACCGGCTGAGCGAACTGCTCGGGTGCGCGGTGGCGGGGCTGGTGCTGCTGGCCGGGTTCGGCAGCGTGCTGGCCGCCGGGGTGCCGCTGCTGACCGCGCTGATCGGCGTGGTCTGCGGGCTGGGCTGCCTGGGGCTGCTGGCCGCCGCGTTCACCTTCGCCGCCGTCTCCCCCACCCTGGCCACCATGATCGGCCTCGGCCTGGGCATCGACTACGCGCTGTTCCTGATCACCCGTCACCGGCAGCTGCTGCGGGACGGCGCGGACCCGGCCGTGGCCGCGGGTCGGGCGGTGGCCGGCAGCGGGCGGGCGGTCCTGGTCTCCGGCGGGACCGTGCTCGTCGCGCTGGCCGGGCTGGCCGTCACGGGCGTCGGCTTCCTCGCCGCACTGGCCGCCGCGGCGGCCCTGACCGTGGTCACCGCGGTGCTCGGCGCGCTCACCCTCGTCCCGGCCCTGCTCGGGCTGCTCGGCCGACGGATCGACCGGTTCCGGGTGCGCCGCCCGGACGCCGCGGCCGGGGAACCCGGCGCCGGGGCGCACCGCGGGCTGCGCGCCGCCCGGCGGGTGACCCGCCACCCGTGGCCGCATCTGGTGGGCGGGGTACTGGTACTGGCGGTGCTCGCCGTCCCGGCGTTCTCGATGCGGCTGGGGCACCTCGACGACGGCACGGACCCGCCGTCGGCCACCGGCCGGCGGGCGCACGACCTGGTGTCCGCGGCGTTCGGGCCCGGCGCGACCGGGCCGCTGACACTGGTCGTCGACCGGAGCGCGGTGCCGGAAGCGGACCGTCCGGCGCTGGCGGACCAGGCTCGGCAGGTCCTCGGGCGGATCCCCGGCGCCGCCGCGGTCACCCCGCTCCGGGCGTCCCCGGACGGCGCGGTGCTGTCCGCCACCGCCTATCCCGCGCACTCCCCGCAGGACGCGGAGACCGCCGCGCTCACCCGCCGCCTGGCGGACTCCGTGCTCCCCCGGGCCCTGCGGGGTTACGAGGCCCGCGGCTATGTCACCGGTGCCACCGCGACCCAGGTGGATTTCCGGGACCTGATCGCCGCCCGGCTGCCGCTGATCCTCGCGGTGCTGGTCTGCCTGGCCTTCCTGACCGTCCTGGTCGTGTTCCGGGGCGTGCTGGTCGCGGCGCAGGCCGCGGTGGTCGCCCTGCTCTCGCTCGCGGCGTCGTACGGGGCGGTGGTGGCGGTCTTCCAGTGGGGGTGGGGCGGCCCGGCACTGGGGGTCGCGGGCCGGGTACCGGTGGAGGCCCATGTGCCGCTGCTGATGTGCGCGCTCGCCTTCGGGCTGAGCATGGCCTACGAGATCTTCCTGCTGTCCCGGATCCACGCGGGCCGGCCGCGGCACCCCGACCCGGCGGAGGGCGTGGCGCAGGCGCTGGCCGGCACCGCCCGGCTGATCAGCTGCGCCGCACTGGTCCTGGCGGGGGTCTTCGCGGCCTTCCTGCTCAGCGACGACGCGGAGGCGAAGATGCTCGGGCTGGGCCTGGCGGTGGGCGTGCTGATCGACGCGACGGTGGTGCGGCTGCTGCTGGTGCCCGCGGCGCTGGCGCTGCTGGGCCCGCGGGCCTGGTGGGTGCCGTGGTGGCTGGACCGGGCGCTGCCGGTGGTGGATCCGGAAGGAGCGGCACGACCGCGGCCCCGACCGCCGCGGGCCGCGGAGCCGGTGGAGCGGGCGGGGGCGGCGGAGCACTGA
- the ligD gene encoding non-homologous end-joining DNA ligase: MALTPGGGGAAPPPYPVIRPMLAVLGPLPPEPEQAAWAFEAKWDGARCIVNVSDDGTVRLVTRAGNDVTTTYPELGPLGRQLRGRPAVLDGEVVVLDPAGRPDFGLLQRRMGVLNPRRTARLAMELPVQLVLFDVMYLGGPLLDAPYHERRAVLAGLGLAGPNWSVPGYVAGHGHQAWEAALRGGLEGVMAKRLSSPYLPGLRSPDWVKTKYQETLDIVIGGWTEGHGALGGLPGSVLAGVQEPGGLRFVGAVGSGLSDHERRELAGYLSVIPLDRSPFVNDVELAGVHWAEPRLVAEIAFSGWTSAGRTRHPVWHRLRPDLTWLG; the protein is encoded by the coding sequence ATGGCCCTGACCCCCGGGGGCGGCGGCGCGGCCCCGCCCCCGTATCCCGTGATCCGGCCGATGCTGGCCGTGCTCGGGCCGCTGCCGCCCGAGCCGGAGCAGGCGGCCTGGGCGTTCGAGGCCAAGTGGGACGGGGCCCGGTGCATCGTCAACGTCTCCGACGACGGCACCGTGCGACTGGTCACCCGGGCCGGCAACGACGTCACCACGACCTATCCCGAACTGGGCCCGCTCGGGCGGCAACTGCGCGGCCGGCCCGCGGTGCTGGACGGCGAGGTGGTGGTGCTGGACCCCGCCGGACGGCCCGACTTCGGGCTGCTGCAGCGGCGGATGGGCGTGCTCAACCCGCGCCGCACCGCCCGGCTGGCGATGGAACTCCCCGTCCAACTGGTGCTCTTCGACGTGATGTATCTGGGCGGGCCGCTGCTGGACGCGCCGTACCACGAGCGGCGGGCGGTGCTGGCCGGGTTGGGGCTGGCCGGACCCAACTGGTCGGTGCCGGGGTATGTGGCGGGCCACGGCCACCAGGCATGGGAGGCGGCGCTGCGCGGCGGCCTGGAGGGCGTGATGGCCAAACGGCTGTCCTCGCCGTACCTCCCCGGGCTGCGCTCACCCGACTGGGTGAAGACCAAGTACCAGGAGACGCTGGACATCGTCATCGGCGGCTGGACGGAGGGACACGGGGCGCTCGGCGGGCTGCCGGGGTCGGTGCTGGCGGGTGTCCAGGAGCCGGGCGGGCTGCGGTTCGTGGGCGCGGTGGGCTCGGGCCTCTCCGACCACGAGCGACGGGAGCTGGCGGGCTATCTGAGCGTGATCCCGCTGGACCGCTCGCCGTTCGTCAACGACGTGGAGCTGGCGGGGGTGCACTGGGCGGAGCCGCGGCTGGTGGCCGAGATCGCCTTCAGCGGGTGGACGTCGGCGGGCCGGACCCGGCATCCGGTCTGGCACCGCCTGCGGCCCGATCTGACGTGGCTGGGCTGA
- a CDS encoding glutathione S-transferase family protein: MPGPAPEPSPDSAPAPDGVGNRPSGSRPFTRSLSHFADRVTADGRDGWPVAAGRYRLVASRACPWASRAVISRRLLGLEDALSLAIVDPLQDERSWRFTLDPDGRDPVLGIRFLSEAYDARETGYPGGVSVPALVDVPSGKLVTNDFQQLTLDFATEWTALHRPGAPDLYPEARRAEIDEVMADVYRDVNNGVYRAGFATDQDDYDAAFGPLFDRLDRLADRLSDRRYLVGDTLTEADIRLFTTLVRFDPVYHGHFKCNRFKLAEDPVLWAYAKDLFQTPGFGDTVDFHHIKQHYYRVHTGINPTGIVPLGPDLSGWLTPHHREELGGRPFGDGTPPGPVRPGEEVPPSGRP; the protein is encoded by the coding sequence ATGCCCGGCCCCGCCCCCGAGCCCTCCCCCGACTCCGCCCCGGCGCCCGACGGCGTCGGCAACCGCCCGTCCGGCAGCCGGCCCTTCACCCGCTCCCTCAGCCACTTCGCCGACCGCGTCACCGCCGACGGCCGCGACGGCTGGCCGGTGGCGGCCGGCCGCTACCGGCTGGTGGCCAGCCGCGCCTGCCCCTGGGCGAGCCGCGCGGTGATCTCCCGGCGGCTGCTCGGCCTGGAGGACGCGCTGTCGCTGGCCATCGTCGACCCCCTCCAGGACGAGCGCAGTTGGCGGTTCACCCTCGACCCGGACGGCCGGGACCCGGTCCTCGGCATCCGCTTCCTCAGCGAGGCGTACGACGCCCGCGAAACCGGCTACCCCGGCGGTGTCAGCGTCCCGGCCCTCGTGGACGTCCCCAGCGGGAAGCTGGTCACCAACGACTTCCAGCAGCTCACCCTGGACTTCGCGACCGAATGGACGGCGCTGCACCGACCCGGGGCGCCCGACCTCTACCCCGAGGCCCGCCGCGCGGAGATCGACGAGGTGATGGCGGACGTCTACCGCGACGTCAACAACGGGGTGTACCGGGCCGGTTTCGCCACCGACCAGGACGACTACGACGCGGCGTTCGGCCCGCTCTTCGACCGGCTGGACCGGCTCGCCGACCGGCTGTCGGACCGGCGCTACCTGGTCGGCGACACGCTCACCGAGGCCGACATCCGGCTGTTCACCACCCTCGTCCGCTTCGATCCCGTCTACCACGGCCACTTCAAGTGCAACCGGTTCAAGCTCGCCGAGGACCCGGTGCTGTGGGCGTACGCCAAGGACCTGTTCCAGACGCCCGGGTTCGGCGACACGGTGGACTTCCACCACATCAAGCAGCACTACTACCGGGTGCACACCGGCATCAACCCCACCGGCATCGTCCCGCTCGGCCCGGACCTCTCCGGCTGGCTGACGCCGCACCACCGCGAGGAGTTGGGCGGCCGGCCGTTCGGCGACGGCACACCGCCGGGCCCGGTCCGGCCGGGCGAGGAGGTCCCGCCGTCGGGGCGCCCCTGA
- a CDS encoding AraC family transcriptional regulator has translation MLERLNEAMEHIEAHLDRPVGSGELARIAMTSEYHFRRMFSALAGMPLSEYLRRRRLTVAGAEVLAGERTLLDIAVRYGYGSGEAFARAFRSMHGVGPGEARRTGAALRSQPRMAFRLIVEGSSTMQYRIVAKDEFRVVGKKARVPLVYQGVNPAIAAFVKGLGPETRRRIEELSDQEPKGIVSVCDDLDPGRAEGSELDYYHAVVSNAPVPGDLDALTVPAGTWAVFTNTGPFPQALQTLWGDIYAQWFPSNPYRSRPGPEILRVQGAPDGTGATAELWIPVERTSV, from the coding sequence GTGCTGGAGCGGCTGAACGAAGCCATGGAGCACATCGAGGCCCATCTCGACCGACCGGTCGGGTCGGGCGAGCTGGCGCGGATCGCCATGACGTCGGAGTACCACTTCCGGCGGATGTTCTCCGCACTGGCCGGAATGCCGCTGTCGGAGTACCTGAGGCGTCGGCGGCTGACCGTCGCGGGCGCGGAGGTACTGGCCGGCGAGCGGACGCTGCTGGACATCGCGGTGCGGTACGGCTACGGCTCGGGCGAGGCGTTCGCCCGCGCGTTCCGCAGCATGCACGGCGTGGGCCCGGGCGAGGCCCGGCGGACCGGTGCGGCACTGCGCTCCCAGCCTCGGATGGCCTTCCGCCTCATCGTCGAAGGGAGCAGCACCATGCAGTACCGGATCGTGGCGAAGGACGAGTTCCGGGTCGTCGGCAAGAAGGCCCGGGTGCCCCTGGTGTACCAGGGGGTCAACCCCGCCATCGCCGCGTTCGTCAAGGGCCTGGGGCCGGAGACGCGTCGGCGGATCGAGGAGCTGTCCGACCAGGAGCCGAAGGGGATCGTGTCGGTCTGTGACGACCTCGACCCCGGCCGCGCCGAGGGCAGCGAACTCGACTACTACCACGCCGTGGTGTCGAACGCCCCGGTCCCCGGCGACCTGGACGCGCTCACCGTCCCGGCCGGCACCTGGGCGGTCTTCACCAACACCGGCCCCTTCCCCCAGGCGCTCCAGACCCTGTGGGGGGACATCTACGCCCAGTGGTTCCCGTCGAACCCGTACCGCAGCCGGCCCGGCCCGGAGATCCTGCGCGTGCAGGGGGCGCCGGACGGGACGGGGGCGACCGCGGAGCTCTGGATACCGGTGGAGCGGACGTCGGTGTGA
- a CDS encoding aminotransferase-like domain-containing protein: MTGEDYRAIADELAAAITQGRLRPGDRLPPLRRFARRRRIADSTAARVYRELGRRGLTVGEVGRGTFVRTAPPATEPALAEPGGHRIDLELNFPVLPGHDALLARSLGQLLQQGDARAAALRPGTAAGTPAARQAVAAHLARAGWAPDAHRLLFAGSGREALAAAFAALVPPGERLGVEALTFPVVKGIAARLGITLVPLAMDEHGVTPAALRAAAPLRAVYLQPALHNPLGTTMPDTRRAELAATMVELDLYAVEDAVYGFLRPDLPPLAALASERTVLVDSLSKRLAPGLTLGFLVPPDRADAPDFAAALRSGAWTPSGFALEAAVRWLGDGTAAAVEAEKRADAAARQRLAAERLAGQRLRTDPHSYHCWWELPEPWRADTFVAAAARHGIAVTPSGAFAAGAGHVPNAVRLALSSPPLDVLADALDVLAGLARRAPEDAGAE, translated from the coding sequence ATGACGGGGGAGGACTACCGTGCCATCGCCGACGAGCTGGCCGCGGCCATCACCCAGGGCCGGCTCCGCCCGGGGGACCGGCTGCCGCCGCTGCGCCGGTTCGCCCGGCGGCGACGGATCGCCGACTCGACCGCGGCCCGGGTCTACCGCGAACTGGGCCGCCGCGGCCTGACGGTGGGCGAGGTCGGCCGCGGCACCTTCGTCCGCACGGCGCCCCCGGCGACCGAGCCCGCGCTGGCCGAGCCCGGCGGCCACCGGATCGACCTGGAGCTCAACTTCCCCGTCCTGCCCGGGCACGACGCGCTGCTCGCGCGCAGCCTCGGTCAGCTGCTCCAGCAGGGCGACGCGCGGGCCGCGGCGCTCCGCCCGGGCACCGCCGCCGGCACCCCGGCCGCCCGGCAGGCCGTCGCCGCACACCTCGCCCGGGCCGGCTGGGCCCCCGACGCCCACCGGCTGCTCTTCGCCGGCAGCGGCCGGGAGGCCCTCGCCGCCGCCTTCGCCGCCCTGGTCCCGCCCGGGGAGCGCCTCGGCGTCGAAGCGCTCACCTTCCCCGTCGTCAAGGGCATCGCGGCCCGCCTCGGCATCACCCTCGTCCCGCTGGCGATGGACGAGCACGGGGTCACCCCCGCCGCGCTGCGCGCCGCCGCGCCGCTGCGCGCGGTCTATCTGCAACCGGCGCTGCACAACCCGCTCGGCACCACCATGCCCGACACCCGCCGCGCGGAACTCGCCGCCACCATGGTTGAGTTGGACCTCTACGCGGTCGAGGACGCGGTCTACGGCTTCCTCCGCCCCGACCTGCCGCCGCTCGCCGCCCTCGCGTCGGAGCGCACGGTGCTCGTCGACAGCCTCTCCAAGCGGCTCGCCCCCGGGCTGACGCTCGGGTTCCTGGTGCCCCCGGACCGCGCGGACGCCCCCGACTTCGCCGCGGCGCTCCGCTCCGGCGCCTGGACGCCGTCCGGTTTCGCCCTGGAGGCGGCGGTGCGCTGGCTGGGCGACGGCACCGCCGCCGCCGTCGAGGCCGAGAAGCGCGCCGACGCGGCGGCCCGCCAGCGGCTCGCCGCGGAGCGCCTCGCCGGCCAGCGGCTGCGCACCGACCCGCACTCCTACCACTGCTGGTGGGAACTGCCCGAGCCCTGGCGGGCGGACACCTTCGTGGCCGCCGCGGCCCGCCACGGCATCGCGGTCACCCCGTCCGGCGCCTTCGCCGCCGGCGCCGGGCACGTCCCCAACGCGGTGCGGCTGGCACTGTCCTCGCCGCCCCTCGACGTCCTGGCCGACGCCCTGGACGTGCTGGCCGGGTTGGCCCGCCGGGCCCCGGAGGACGCCGGCGCGGAGTAG
- a CDS encoding alpha/beta fold hydrolase produces MTSVQCGEITVAYEDEGSGAPLVLIHGHPFDRSMWRPQTAHFSRAGMRVIAPDLRGYGGSSVVPGKTLLETFARDVAALLDHLGIERCVLGGLSMGGQIVMECYRQFPERIRGLLLADTFAAADTAEGRAVRLRTAERLLAEGMDGYAHEVLPKMIAPANVTALPTVAEHVLGMMRNTSPEGAAAALRGRAERRDYTGLLPRITVPTLVVVGTEDEFTPVADARAIHEATPGSRLTVIQGAGHMPNLERPEEFNAALTEFLATMPAQVAPED; encoded by the coding sequence ATGACATCGGTGCAATGTGGAGAGATCACGGTCGCCTACGAGGACGAGGGCAGCGGTGCACCGCTGGTCCTCATCCACGGGCACCCCTTCGACCGCTCGATGTGGCGCCCGCAGACGGCGCACTTCAGCCGCGCCGGGATGCGGGTGATCGCACCGGACCTCCGCGGCTACGGCGGGAGTTCGGTGGTGCCCGGCAAGACCCTCCTGGAGACCTTCGCCCGGGACGTCGCCGCCCTGCTCGACCACCTCGGGATCGAGCGCTGCGTACTGGGCGGACTGTCCATGGGCGGGCAGATCGTCATGGAGTGCTACCGACAGTTCCCGGAGCGGATCCGGGGTCTGCTGCTCGCCGACACCTTCGCGGCGGCGGACACCGCGGAGGGCCGGGCTGTGCGGCTGCGGACCGCGGAACGACTGCTCGCGGAGGGCATGGACGGGTACGCGCACGAGGTGTTGCCCAAGATGATCGCGCCGGCCAACGTCACGGCGCTGCCGACGGTCGCCGAGCACGTCCTGGGGATGATGCGGAACACCTCCCCCGAGGGCGCCGCGGCCGCCCTGCGCGGTCGGGCGGAGCGGCGGGACTACACCGGGCTGCTGCCGCGGATCACCGTGCCCACCCTGGTCGTGGTGGGCACGGAGGACGAGTTCACCCCGGTCGCCGACGCCCGGGCGATCCACGAGGCGACGCCCGGTTCGCGCCTGACGGTCATTCAGGGAGCGGGCCACATGCCGAATCTGGAGCGCCCGGAGGAGTTCAACGCGGCACTGACCGAATTCCTGGCGACGATGCCCGCCCAGGTCGCGCCGGAGGACTGA
- a CDS encoding CocE/NonD family hydrolase, whose translation MTSSRTTLRAAIGTVSAAVLASTVLTGAPASAAPAPAHTAATARPAATGSPTLRFVDITGDGGITLKANVYTPAGADGSRRYPLVVLPTSWAMPQVEYLAQARRLAEAGYVVVGYNSRGFWQSGGQIETAGPQDVADASKVVDWALAHTPADPHKVGMAGVSYGAGISLLAAASDKRIKAVAALSGWADLIGSIYSGRTPHLQAAAMLGGAGALTGRPSPELQQVLKDFLSADMSKEKDMIAWGEKRSPATYLDRINANGAAILLGNAWGDSLFPPDQYAAFFEKLKGPKRLEFRPGDHATAEGLGLFGLPNDTWNDSKRWLDHYLKGVDNGIDREPPVLLKSRSTGAYEGYKSWRDVPSAHRRIALDGTRRVRSGIDSGADGGLIFLSSMLDQFFRLPPMASIPLLPRSAAAVWQSAPYSTGQRVRGTTRLHTTVTSTASSGTAIAYLYDVGPLGLGKLVTHAPFTFHDRTPDRPFGVDLDLFATAYDVPAGHRLAVVVDTVDPLYIAQNPAGARLTFSSPTNDPSYVSVPVRD comes from the coding sequence ATGACGTCCTCCCGCACCACGCTGCGCGCCGCCATCGGTACCGTCTCCGCGGCGGTACTCGCCAGCACGGTCCTCACCGGCGCCCCGGCGAGCGCCGCCCCGGCGCCCGCCCACACCGCGGCCACCGCCCGGCCGGCGGCCACCGGCTCCCCCACCCTGCGGTTCGTCGACATCACCGGGGACGGCGGGATCACGCTCAAGGCGAACGTCTACACCCCCGCCGGGGCCGACGGCAGCCGTCGGTACCCGCTCGTCGTGCTGCCCACCAGCTGGGCGATGCCACAGGTCGAATACCTGGCGCAGGCCCGCCGGCTCGCCGAGGCCGGATACGTCGTGGTCGGCTACAACTCGCGCGGCTTCTGGCAGTCGGGCGGGCAGATAGAGACCGCCGGGCCGCAGGACGTCGCCGACGCCTCCAAGGTCGTCGACTGGGCGCTGGCGCACACGCCGGCCGACCCGCACAAGGTCGGGATGGCCGGGGTCTCCTACGGCGCCGGGATCAGCCTGCTGGCCGCCGCGTCCGACAAGCGGATCAAGGCGGTCGCGGCGCTCAGCGGCTGGGCCGACCTGATCGGCTCGATCTACAGCGGGCGCACCCCGCACCTCCAGGCGGCGGCCATGCTGGGCGGCGCGGGCGCGCTGACCGGCCGGCCCAGCCCCGAACTCCAGCAGGTCCTCAAGGACTTCCTGAGCGCCGACATGTCCAAGGAAAAGGACATGATCGCGTGGGGTGAGAAGCGCTCGCCCGCCACCTACCTCGACCGGATCAACGCCAACGGCGCGGCGATCCTGCTCGGCAACGCCTGGGGCGACTCGCTCTTCCCGCCCGACCAGTACGCGGCGTTCTTCGAGAAGCTCAAGGGCCCCAAGCGGCTGGAGTTCCGCCCCGGCGACCACGCCACCGCCGAGGGGCTGGGGCTGTTCGGACTGCCCAACGACACCTGGAACGACTCCAAGCGCTGGCTCGACCACTACCTCAAGGGCGTCGACAACGGCATCGACCGGGAGCCGCCGGTCCTCCTCAAGTCCCGTTCCACCGGCGCCTACGAGGGCTACAAGAGCTGGCGGGACGTGCCCTCCGCGCACCGCCGGATCGCCCTCGACGGCACCCGGCGCGTCCGCTCCGGCATCGACTCCGGCGCCGACGGCGGACTGATCTTCCTCTCCAGCATGCTCGACCAGTTCTTCCGGCTGCCGCCGATGGCGTCGATCCCGCTGCTGCCGCGCTCGGCCGCCGCCGTCTGGCAGTCCGCGCCGTACTCGACCGGGCAGCGGGTGCGCGGCACCACCCGGCTGCACACCACCGTGACCAGCACCGCGAGCAGCGGCACCGCCATCGCCTACCTCTACGACGTCGGCCCGCTGGGCCTGGGCAAGCTCGTCACCCACGCGCCGTTCACCTTCCACGACAGGACCCCGGACCGGCCGTTCGGCGTGGACCTGGACCTCTTCGCCACCGCCTACGACGTACCGGCCGGGCACCGGCTCGCGGTGGTCGTCGACACCGTCGACCCGCTCTACATCGCCCAGAACCCCGCCGGCGCCCGGCTGACGTTCTCCTCCCCGACGAACGACCCGTCGTATGTCTCGGTGCCGGTCCGCGACTGA
- a CDS encoding IS481 family transposase, with the protein MPHRNAPLTETGRLRLARCVVEDGWPLRRAAERFQVSPTTAQRWADRYRQLGEAGMADHSSRPHRSPGRTPTRTERRIIKVRLLRRWGPARIAGLLHLVPSTVHRVLTRFGLARLSHLDRATGRAIRRYERERPGELVHVDIKKLGNIPDGGGHKALGRQAGRKTRSNAGYSYIHTAVDDHSRLAYSEIHTDERKETATAFWQRAQAFFTQAGITVERVLTDNGSCYRSHDWRDALAAAGITHKRTRPYRPQTNGKVERLNRTLLDEWAYARPYRSETERREAFPQWLHTYNHHRGHTALAGQPPASRVPNLTGQYT; encoded by the coding sequence ATGCCCCACCGTAATGCACCCCTGACCGAGACCGGACGCCTGCGCCTGGCCCGCTGTGTGGTCGAGGACGGCTGGCCCCTGCGCAGGGCAGCCGAACGTTTCCAGGTCTCCCCGACCACGGCCCAGCGATGGGCAGACCGCTACCGTCAGCTCGGCGAGGCGGGCATGGCCGACCACTCCAGCCGCCCGCACCGCAGCCCGGGACGAACCCCGACCCGCACCGAACGGCGGATCATCAAGGTCCGCCTCCTGCGCCGGTGGGGCCCCGCCCGCATCGCGGGCCTGCTCCACCTGGTGCCGTCCACCGTGCACCGCGTCCTGACCCGCTTCGGTCTGGCCCGCCTGTCCCACCTCGACCGTGCCACCGGCCGTGCGATACGCCGCTACGAGCGTGAACGACCAGGAGAGTTGGTGCACGTGGACATCAAGAAGCTCGGCAACATTCCCGACGGCGGCGGCCACAAGGCGCTCGGCCGGCAAGCAGGCCGCAAGACCCGCTCGAACGCCGGCTACAGCTACATCCACACCGCCGTCGACGACCACTCCCGCCTCGCCTACAGCGAGATCCACACCGACGAGCGCAAAGAGACCGCCACCGCCTTCTGGCAACGCGCCCAGGCGTTCTTCACCCAGGCAGGGATCACCGTCGAGCGGGTCCTGACCGACAACGGCTCCTGCTACCGCTCACACGACTGGCGGGACGCGCTGGCAGCGGCCGGGATCACCCACAAGCGCACCCGGCCCTACCGACCCCAGACCAACGGCAAAGTCGAACGCCTCAACCGCACCCTGCTCGACGAATGGGCCTACGCCCGCCCCTACCGCTCGGAAACCGAACGACGCGAAGCCTTCCCACAATGGCTACACACCTACAATCACCACCGCGGACACACCGCACTCGCAGGCCAACCACCCGCCAGCCGCGTCCCCAACCTCACAGGGCAATACACCTAG
- a CDS encoding pyridoxamine 5'-phosphate oxidase family protein produces MRTLPPPRDAGQRKRDALRLLETEEDAWVASSSADGAATLVPLSFVWHGERLVMSTKGTNPTARNLAARPESRVALGTTRDVVLADCTVEVLANDALPQDAADALGAKLGWNPRGHAPWVFLRFTPHRLLVWREENELPGRELMRNGVWRV; encoded by the coding sequence ATGAGGACTCTTCCCCCGCCCCGTGACGCCGGGCAACGCAAACGGGACGCGCTGCGGCTGCTGGAGACGGAGGAGGACGCCTGGGTGGCGTCCTCCTCCGCCGACGGCGCGGCCACCCTGGTGCCGCTGTCGTTCGTCTGGCACGGCGAGCGCCTGGTGATGTCCACCAAGGGCACGAACCCCACCGCCCGCAACCTCGCCGCCCGCCCGGAGAGCCGGGTGGCGCTGGGCACCACCCGGGACGTGGTGCTGGCCGACTGCACCGTGGAGGTCCTGGCCAACGACGCGCTGCCGCAGGACGCCGCGGACGCCCTCGGGGCCAAGCTCGGCTGGAACCCGCGCGGCCACGCGCCATGGGTCTTCCTCCGCTTCACGCCGCACCGGCTGCTGGTCTGGCGCGAGGAGAACGAGCTGCCCGGGCGGGAACTGATGCGGAACGGCGTCTGGCGGGTCTGA